One part of the Glycine soja cultivar W05 chromosome 11, ASM419377v2, whole genome shotgun sequence genome encodes these proteins:
- the LOC114376387 gene encoding U-box domain-containing protein 35-like — protein sequence MILCRFKSSASSSISKGAPDFCNVSVISKGKVSSVRKATRPTSHTSPLLSHIHDLNNRGKNQHEISSRPMNLGDRTSIKPHGWLDESIKSPFVRGRGMDGMSCMDFPESDTDISFVSSERPSSARSSSVYDYIDVGRTSRVSTNSDRSFGSTRLGALKFNNPNSPDTSFSHESSATSFSYSLQSEDEAAEADMRRLKLELKQTIKMYSTACRQALASQHKLMELTHLRLEEEKKIQEARLAQEAAMAIAEKEKARCRVAMETAEASKKIAEVETHRRAGVEVKALKEAEEKRKLLDNLALTDVRYRRYCVEEIEAATNYFSELQRIGEGGYGPVYKCYLDHTPVAVKVLRPDAAQGKSQFQQEIDILSCMRHPNMVLLLGACPEYGILIYEYMANGSLEDCLFKKKNKRVLSWQLRFRIAAEIGTGLLFLHQAKPEPLVHRDLKPGNILLDQNYVSKISDVGLARLVPAVAENVTQCCMTSAAGTFCYIDPEYQQTGMLGVKSDVYSLGIIFLQLLTGRAPIGLAHHAEESIEKDTFVEMLDPSVTDWPLEQALCLAKIAVKCAELRRKDRPDLAKLVLPELDKLRDFAEQNMTMTMPIILGCTTPSPSHSEASMQQDVISDLQLAHSESSSAPSTPTEGKP from the exons atgatattgtGCAGATTTAAGTCAAGTGCATCAAGTAGCATATCAAAGGGGGCACCGGACTTTTGTAACGTGTCTGTCATTTCAAAGGGCAAAGTCTCTTCAGTTCGGAAGGCTACTCGCCCAACCTCACATACATCACCACTTCTAAGCCATATACATGATCTAAATAACCGGGGCAAAAATCAACATGAGATATCCTCCAGACCTATGAATTTGGGAG ACAGGACATCAATCAAACCTCACGGCTGGCTGGATGAATCTATTAA GTCTCCATTTGTAAGAGGAAGAGGCATGGATGGAATGTCATGCATGGACTTCCCAGAATCAGATACAGACATATCATTTGTAAGCTCCGAGAGGCCAAGCAGTGCACGTTCATCCTCCGTTTATGACTACATTGACGTAGGCCGAACTTCTCGAGTTTCTACCAATTCAGATCGTAGCTTCGGATCAACCCGATTGGGGGCTCTCAAGTTCAACAACCCCAATTCACCAGATACGTCATTCTCACATGAAAGCAGTGCAACATCATTTTCATATTCATTACAGAGCGAG GATGAAGCAGCAGAAGCTGATATGAGGAGGCTGAAGCTCGAGTTAAAGCAAACGATCAAAATGTACAGTACAGCATGCAGACAAGCACTTGCATCACAGCATAAG TTAATGGAGTTGACCCACTTGAGActtgaggaagaaaaaaaaatacaagaggCACGATTGGCACAGGAAGCTGCAATGGCAATTGCAGAGAAAGAGAAAGCAAGATGTAGAGTAGCCATGGAAACTGCTGAAGCATCTAAGAAAATTGCAGAGGTGGAAACACATAGAAGAGCGGGTGTTGAAGTTAAAGCTCTTAAAGAAGCAGAAGAAAAGAGGAAGCTATTGGACAATCTAGCCCTAACTGATGTAAGATATAGGAGATATTGTGTAGAGGAGATTGAAGCAGCCACAAACTACTTTTCTGAGCTCCAGAGAATTGGGGAAGGAGGTTATGGCCCTGTTTATAAATGTTATCTTGATCACACTCCAGTTGCTGTCAAGGTTCTACGTCCAGATGCTGCTCAAGGGAAGTCACAGTTTCAGCAAGAG ATTGACATATTAAGCTGCATGAGACACCCAAACATGGTGCTTCTTCTAGGAGCATGTCCGGAGTATGGCATattgatttatgaatatatGGCTAATGGAAGCTTAGAAGATTGtctgtttaaaaaaaagaacaagcGTGTTCTGTCTTGGCAGCTGAGGTTCCGAATTGCTGCAGAGATAGGGACGGGCTTACTATTCCTGCATCAGGCCAAGCCTGAACCTTTAGTGCACCGTGATCTGAAACCAGGGAACATTTTGCTAGACCAGAATTATGTGAGTAAGATAAGTGATGTTGGATTGGCAAGGCTTGTCCCGGCTGTAGCTGAAAATGTAACACAATGCTGCATGACATCAGCAGCTGGAACATTTTGTTATATTGATCCCGAGTATCAGCAAACAGGAATGCTTGGTGTGAAGTCGGATGTTTATTCTTTGGGGATCATATTTCTACAATTATTGACAGGAAGGGCTCCAATTGGATTGGCTCACCATGCTGAAGAGTCTATAGAGAAGGATACCTTCGTGGAAATGCTGGACCCATCTGTTACTGACTGGCCTCTTGAACAAGCCTTGTGCCTTGCAAAAATAGCAGTCAAGTGTGCGGAACTCAGGCGAAAAGATAGGCCAGACCTTGCCAAACTAGTATTGCCAGAGCTAGATAAATTGAGAGACTTTGCTGAACAAAACATGACCATGACCATGCCCATCATTTTAGGATGCACTACGCCTTCACCCAGCCACAGTGAAGCTTCCATGCAACAG GATGTGATCAGTGACCTGCAGCTTGCACATTCCGAAAGCTCATCAGCTCCATCAACGCCCACAGAAGGAAAACCTTAA